One genomic region from Shewanella aestuarii encodes:
- the argE gene encoding acetylornithine deacetylase translates to MTRIPDLKTCFSQLIATPSISALEPEQDMSNHAVISLLQGWFSELGFSCETPTVADSRNKQNLIARIGSGNGGLLLAGHTDTVPFDEGRWSQSPFALTEKDNRWYGLGTCDMKGFFALVLEALKDLPLNEFKRPLTIFASADEETTMSGAKAFADSKVIAPDYAVIGEPTSLKPVYMHKGHLAQGIRVIGRSGHSSDPARGLNAIEIMHQVIGQLLKLKQHLSENYREDAFTVPYPTMNLGHIHGGDAANRICGCCDLHLDIRPLPGMELAELELLVLNYLADISKQYPGSISVSTLYPGAESFAGKADNPWTQLVEELSGNEAEVVNYSTEAPYINRLGCQTLVLGPGSINQAHQPDEYIGLEYLTPTVELVKKMIYHACIK, encoded by the coding sequence ATGACCAGAATACCGGATTTAAAGACTTGTTTTAGCCAGCTTATTGCCACACCATCCATCAGTGCGCTAGAACCAGAACAAGATATGAGTAACCATGCAGTTATCAGCTTGTTGCAAGGATGGTTTTCTGAGCTTGGGTTTAGCTGTGAAACACCAACGGTTGCCGATTCTCGCAACAAGCAAAATTTAATTGCCCGCATAGGAAGCGGTAATGGTGGATTATTACTTGCTGGTCATACCGATACCGTACCATTTGATGAAGGTCGCTGGAGTCAAAGCCCATTTGCCTTAACAGAAAAAGACAATCGCTGGTATGGGTTAGGCACCTGCGACATGAAAGGTTTTTTTGCTTTGGTATTAGAAGCCTTAAAAGATCTACCACTCAATGAGTTTAAGCGCCCATTAACCATTTTTGCGAGTGCCGATGAAGAAACCACCATGAGCGGCGCAAAAGCCTTTGCTGATTCTAAAGTTATCGCGCCTGATTATGCCGTTATTGGTGAACCCACAAGCTTAAAACCGGTTTACATGCACAAAGGTCATTTAGCACAAGGGATCAGAGTGATTGGACGTAGTGGTCATTCATCGGATCCGGCCCGCGGCTTAAACGCAATTGAAATCATGCACCAAGTTATTGGTCAACTGCTTAAACTGAAGCAGCATTTAAGTGAAAACTATCGCGAAGATGCGTTTACAGTACCATACCCAACCATGAATTTAGGCCATATACATGGTGGTGATGCCGCTAATCGCATTTGTGGCTGTTGTGATTTGCACTTAGATATTCGCCCACTACCGGGCATGGAGTTGGCAGAACTGGAACTACTAGTCCTAAATTATCTTGCAGACATTAGCAAACAATACCCAGGCAGTATTAGTGTCAGTACTTTATATCCGGGCGCAGAATCATTTGCCGGTAAAGCAGACAATCCATGGACTCAACTCGTCGAAGAGTTATCCGGCAATGAAGCAGAAGTCGTTAACTACTCAACAGAAGCACCGTATATTAATCGATTAGGTTGTCAAACCTTAGTTCTTGGACCTGGCAGCATTAACCAAGCTCATCAACCCGATGAGTACATAGGTTTAGAATATCTCACGCCAACGGTGGAACTTGTTAAAAAGATGATTTACCACGCATGTATCAAATAG
- the argC gene encoding N-acetyl-gamma-glutamyl-phosphate reductase: protein MKNIAIIGASGYTGAQITSLIDADANLSVQGLYVSENSLDKGRKLADLYPIYSHMHYALSPLTAEAKASIVAQADGVVLATEHSVSLELAAEFYNQGLAVFDLSGAYRFADAEQYPKWYGFEHTQPEVLANAVYGLAEWNAEQIKQTKMIAVPGCYPTASLTALKPLKALLTSSYPVINAVSGVTGAGRKAQLHTSFCEVSLTPYGVLGHRHQPEIATQLGQEVIFTPHLGNFKRGILATITVQLKPGTTEADVAKAYSVYDNSPIVTVKHNQFPKVDDVVLTPNCHLGWKFDASSGYLVVASAIDNLMKGAASQGLQCIKIHFDV from the coding sequence ATGAAAAATATCGCAATTATTGGCGCAAGTGGTTACACAGGCGCACAAATTACCTCGTTAATTGATGCCGATGCCAACCTAAGTGTTCAAGGTTTGTATGTGTCTGAGAACAGCTTAGACAAAGGCCGCAAGCTGGCAGATTTATATCCTATCTATAGCCATATGCACTACGCGCTATCACCATTAACCGCTGAAGCTAAAGCATCCATTGTGGCACAAGCTGATGGCGTAGTACTCGCGACCGAGCATTCTGTCAGCTTAGAGTTGGCTGCAGAATTTTATAATCAAGGTTTAGCAGTGTTTGACTTAAGCGGTGCATACCGTTTTGCTGATGCAGAGCAATATCCCAAATGGTATGGCTTTGAGCATACTCAGCCTGAAGTGTTAGCGAATGCTGTTTATGGTTTGGCTGAATGGAATGCTGAGCAAATCAAGCAAACAAAAATGATTGCGGTTCCTGGCTGTTATCCTACGGCTTCATTAACGGCGTTAAAGCCGTTAAAGGCATTATTAACTTCATCTTATCCTGTGATTAATGCTGTGAGTGGTGTTACGGGGGCGGGTCGTAAAGCGCAGTTGCATACCAGTTTTTGTGAAGTCAGCTTAACTCCGTATGGCGTACTGGGTCACAGACATCAACCTGAGATTGCAACACAATTAGGTCAAGAGGTGATTTTTACCCCCCATTTAGGTAATTTTAAGCGTGGTATTTTGGCAACCATTACAGTGCAATTAAAACCCGGTACGACAGAGGCCGACGTTGCTAAAGCCTATAGTGTTTACGATAACTCACCTATTGTGACCGTTAAGCATAATCAATTCCCTAAAGTTGATGATGTGGTATTAACGCCTAATTGTCATCTTGGCTGGAAGTTTGATGCCAGCAGTGGCTACCTAGTGGTAGCAAGCGCCATAGATAATTTAATGAAAGGTGCAGCAAGCCAAGGCTTACAGTGCATTAAAATCCATTTCGACGTCTAG
- the argB gene encoding acetylglutamate kinase — protein sequence MTTNSVLVLKVGGALLQTESGMANLMAAIKDMTTSGQKIVLVHGGGCLVDEQLSANGKEIIKLDGLRVTPADQIPIVVGALAGTSNKILQAAAAKAGLVSVGMSLGDGNVVSAKIKDEKLGLVGEVTPDDATYLNFILSQGWLPICSSIAVSDAGDMLNVNADQAATALAKLVNGTLVLLSDVSGVWDANKQVIKSLNKNQIEALVAQGVIEKGMKVKVEAALEVAQWMGKPVLVASWQDTEQLKTLAQGGSIGTQIQP from the coding sequence ATGACAACCAATTCTGTTTTAGTACTTAAAGTGGGCGGCGCATTACTGCAAACCGAGTCAGGTATGGCCAACCTGATGGCTGCCATCAAAGATATGACCACATCAGGCCAAAAAATTGTGTTAGTGCATGGTGGTGGTTGTTTGGTCGATGAGCAGCTCAGTGCCAATGGTAAAGAAATTATTAAGCTCGATGGTTTACGTGTTACCCCAGCAGATCAAATCCCGATTGTTGTAGGTGCATTAGCGGGAACATCTAACAAAATTCTTCAAGCCGCAGCGGCCAAAGCAGGACTTGTTAGCGTAGGCATGAGCCTTGGTGATGGTAATGTCGTTAGTGCCAAAATTAAAGATGAAAAACTTGGACTGGTGGGCGAAGTCACGCCAGACGATGCCACTTATTTGAACTTCATTTTAAGTCAAGGCTGGCTGCCAATTTGTAGTTCTATTGCAGTCTCTGACGCTGGTGACATGCTAAACGTTAATGCAGACCAAGCAGCAACAGCACTAGCCAAATTAGTTAACGGTACCTTGGTATTGTTATCTGATGTGTCAGGCGTGTGGGATGCCAATAAACAAGTCATTAAAAGTTTAAATAAAAACCAAATTGAAGCCTTAGTCGCGCAGGGCGTGATTGAAAAAGGCATGAAAGTAAAAGTTGAAGCTGCACTTGAGGTGGCACAATGGATGGGCAAGCCTGTTTTAGTGGCCTCATGGCAAGACACCGAACAGTTAAAAACATTAGCACAAGGTGGGTCTATAGGGACCCAGATACAACCTTAA